The Centroberyx gerrardi isolate f3 chromosome 19, fCenGer3.hap1.cur.20231027, whole genome shotgun sequence genome has a segment encoding these proteins:
- the galnt12 gene encoding polypeptide N-acetylgalactosaminyltransferase 12 has translation MALFGRRGRPKLLLFLFGASLVGYLIFLRHNSGDMSVTNRRGAPGEQEVENEQLRKPVYEKPPLDLNALGEMGRAVKLNLNGEEKRKEEDSIKKHQINTYVSDKVSLHRRLPEKWNPLCRELSYDYLSLPSTSVVIAFYNEAWSTLLRTVHSVLETSPDILLKEVVLVDDYSDRAHLKEPLENYISSLRKVRLIRATKREGLVRARLLGASIATGDVLTFLDCHCECHQGWLEPLLYRIQEEPSAVICPVIDVIDWNTFQYLGNSGEPQIGGFDWRLVFTWHTVPDYEQKRRRSPTDVIRSPTMAGGLFAVSKNYFHYLGTYDTGMEVWGGENLEFSFRIWQCGGSLEIHPCSHVGHVFPKKAPYSRSKALANSVRAAEVWMDEYKELYYHRNPHARLEAFGDVTERRKLRQKLGCKNFKWYLENVYPDIHVPEDRPGMFGMLKNRGRVNYCFDYNPTDEHMVVGQRVILYPCHGMGQNQFFEYSMDGEVRYNTREPAGCVVGDNISTYLTVQLCRKRGQPLPVDQKFVLRQDGSLYHVMSQKCVEAVDKTDNGTPAPALRPCSDSLHQKWFFEERT, from the exons ATGGCACTCTTCGGGAGAAGGGGTCGACCCAAgttgctcctcttcctcttcggAGCCTCTTTAGTGGGATATCTAATTTTTCTCAGGCACAATTCCGGAGACATGAGCGTGACAAATCGACGAGGGGCCCCCGGAGAGCAAGAGGTGGAAAATGAACAGCTTAGGAAGCCCGTCTACGAAAAACCCCCCTTGGATTTAAATGCCCTGGGTGAAATGGGGAGAGCTGTCAAATTGAATCTGaacggagaggagaagagaaaagaggaggacagCATCAAAAAGCACCAGATTAATACTTATGTCAGTGACAAAGTGTCACTACACCGCAGGCTGCCAGAGAAATGGAACCCACT TTGCAGAGAGCTGAGCTATGACTACCTGTCCTTGCCATCGACCTCGGTGGTGATCGCCTTCTACAACGAGGCCTGGTCCACCCTGCTGAGGACGGTCCACAGCGTGCTGGAGACGTCCCCTGACATCCTGCTGAAAGAGGTGGTGCTGGTGGACGACTACAGCGACAGAG CTCACCTGAAGGAGCCATTGGAGAACTACATTTCCAGTTTGAGGAAGGTGCGTCTGATCCGGGCCACCAAGAGGGAGGGGCTGGTGCGGGCCCGGTTGCTAGGGGCGTCCATCGCCACAGGTGATGTACTGACCTTCCTGGACTGCCACTGTGAGTGTCACCAGGGCTGGTTGGAGCCCTTGCTGTACAG GATCCAAGAGGAGCCATCGGCCGTGATTTGTCCCGTCATTGATGTTATTGACTGGAACACCTTCCAGTATTTAGGCAACTCTGGAGAGCCTCAGATTGGGGGATTTGATTGGCGGTTGGTTTTTACCTGGCACACTGTGCCAGACTATGAGCAGAAACGCCGTCGCTCGCCCACCGATGTCATCAG gtCTCCTACTATGGCAGGTGGTCTGTTTGCTGTGAGCAAGAACTACTTCCATTACCTGGGAACATACGACACAGGGATGGAGGTGTGGGGAGGAGAGAACCTGGAGTTCTCCTTCAGG ATCTGGCAGTGTGGGGGCAGCCTGGAGATCCACCCCTGCTCCCATGTGGGCCACGTGTTCCCGAAGAAGGCCCCGTACTCGCGGAGCAAGGCCCTGGCCAACAGTGTGCGGGCCGCTGAGGTCTGGATGGATGAATACAAAGAGCTGTACTACCATCGTAACCCCCACGCACGCCTG GAGGCATTTGGAGACGTGACTGAGCGGAGGAAGCTTAGGCAGAAGCTGGGCTGTAAGAACTTCAAGTGGTATTTAGAAAACGTCTACCCCGATATCCACGTCCCAGAGGACCGGCCGGGCATGTTTGGAATG CTGAAGAACCGGGGCAGGGTCAACTACTGTTTTGACTACAACCCCACAGATGAACACATGGTGGTGGGCCAAAGGGTCATCCTCTACCCCTGCCACGGCATGGGCCAGAACCAG TTCTTTGAGTACTCCATGGACGGTGAGGTCCGCTATAACACGAGGGAGCCTGCCGGATGCGTCGTGGGCGACAACATCTCTACCTACCTGACCGTCCAGCTGTGTAGAAAACGAGGGCAACCCCTACCAGTGGACCAGAAGTTTGTCCTCCGACAG GACGGGAGCCTGTACCATGTGATGAGCCAGAAGTGTGTCGAGGCGGTGGACAAGACGGACAACGGGACACCGGCCCCCGCCCTGCGACCCTGCTCCGACAGCCTCCACCAGAAGTGGTTCTTTGAGGAGAGAACGTAA